From the Candidatus Cloacimonadaceae bacterium genome, the window AGCGATGATGGATAACCAAACGATGCGTATCATGGCAAGGGAATTGGCGACGAAGATCAATCGGGTGGTGAACATCCCCTTGATCAGCGAGGACAACGAGCAGGCGTTCTTTGAGCTGGTGGTGCTGATGGTGTTGGATCTGGTGCTAAGCCGCATGGAGAAACCTCAAAAATGATTCTGCGAATGGATCAAACCCGGGAGAGCTGCGGCTCTCCCCTTTTTTTGGTGAAAAGGTGTTTTGCCAAAGTGGCGGAAAAGTGCGTGCTCGGTCTGAATCGCCTCTTTTTCAGTTTTCCGAACGTCTCGGCTTTCCTTCTCTATTTACCGATTTTTTGGATCGATTGAATTCTTCGAAATCCGTGGCGGATTTTTTCCCTTGACTAATCTAATACCTGATAAAGAATAGCGCAAAACTAAGACAAGGGAGTAGTAATATGTCAGTCACTATTGATAAAGAAGCCTGTATCGGTTGCGGCGCATGCGTGGATATATGCCTTGTGAGCGCACTTTTGATGGAAGATGGCAAGGCTGTGGTCGATGAAGACACCTGCATTGATTGCGGAGCTTGCATCGGCACCTGTCCGGTCGTGGCGATTTCCGAATAAGCGTCCGTTTAGATTCAGCGGAAGAGGCATTT encodes:
- a CDS encoding 4Fe-4S binding protein; protein product: MSVTIDKEACIGCGACVDICLVSALLMEDGKAVVDEDTCIDCGACIGTCPVVAISE